The Polyangium spumosum genome includes a window with the following:
- the cheB gene encoding chemotaxis-specific protein-glutamate methyltransferase CheB → MSKTRVLVIEDSLTVRRRLVLALAADPGCEVVGEAGDGERGITLCESLRPDVVTLDLILERGTGIEVTEHIMAFCPTPIVIVSAASNRGDMTKTYDALRAGALEVIEKPTGDAPDEEWSRRFVETVKLAAKIRVITHPRGKLKANPSAPPVLAPAPLPARPVSLVEPPSSHGLVAIGASTGGPGALVQILRQLPATFPLPVLLVIHIGLPFGRAFAEWLDGMVPLSVVEAKHGDLLPPPGAGRVLMAPPDRHLVVRGGRLWLDDGPERHSCKPSVDVLFESVAEEFGRAAIGCLLTGMGKDGALGLLAMKRAGAMTLVQDESTSVVFGMPREAIRLGAASRILPVGEFGRTLLMLGRAGRGGNV, encoded by the coding sequence ATGAGCAAGACACGTGTCCTCGTCATCGAAGACTCCCTCACCGTGCGCCGCCGTCTCGTGCTCGCGCTCGCGGCCGATCCTGGCTGCGAGGTCGTGGGCGAGGCCGGGGACGGCGAGCGAGGCATCACGCTCTGCGAGTCGCTCCGGCCCGACGTGGTCACGCTGGATCTGATCCTCGAGCGGGGCACCGGCATCGAGGTCACCGAGCACATCATGGCGTTTTGCCCGACGCCGATCGTGATCGTGTCGGCCGCGTCGAACCGTGGCGACATGACCAAGACCTACGACGCGCTCCGGGCCGGCGCGCTCGAGGTGATCGAGAAGCCGACGGGCGACGCGCCCGACGAGGAGTGGTCGCGGCGCTTCGTGGAGACGGTCAAGCTCGCCGCGAAGATCCGGGTGATCACGCACCCGCGCGGCAAGCTGAAGGCGAACCCGAGCGCGCCGCCCGTCCTCGCGCCTGCCCCGCTCCCGGCGCGGCCGGTGTCGCTCGTGGAGCCGCCCTCGAGCCACGGGCTCGTCGCGATCGGCGCCTCCACCGGCGGCCCTGGCGCGCTCGTGCAGATCCTGCGCCAGTTGCCCGCGACGTTCCCGCTGCCGGTGCTGCTCGTGATCCACATCGGCCTGCCGTTTGGCCGTGCGTTCGCCGAGTGGCTGGACGGCATGGTGCCGCTCTCGGTGGTGGAGGCGAAGCACGGCGATCTGTTGCCTCCGCCGGGCGCGGGGCGTGTCCTGATGGCGCCTCCCGACCGGCACCTCGTCGTGCGAGGCGGCAGGCTCTGGCTCGACGACGGTCCGGAGCGCCACTCGTGCAAGCCCTCGGTCGACGTCCTCTTCGAATCGGTCGCCGAGGAGTTTGGTCGTGCGGCGATCGGCTGCTTGCTGACGGGCATGGGCAAGGACGGCGCGCTCGGCCTGCTCGCGATGAAGCGCGCGGGCGCGATGACGCTCGTGCAGGACGAGTCCACGTCGGTCGTCTTCGGGATGCCACGCGAGGCGATCCGGCTCGGCGCGGCGAGCCGCATCCTGCCGGTCGGCGAGTTCGGTCGGACGTTGCTGATGCTCGGTCGCGCGGGGCGAGGGGGGAATGTGTAA
- a CDS encoding DUF6968 family protein → MIMSKPKKTTSKTKRTRWIAERRLERRDAVGGIVVVRVGSPELPPGDDVWRCPFVILGLGDDSMQFGKSIDSMAALQNALIGIRSKLVQSGIPLRWEGFPEDAENDTGFHMVMPSGFGLAFEQRMEKMIQGEIEELVRPIRERHERREARRKARAKPKTE, encoded by the coding sequence AAAAGACCACCTCGAAAACCAAACGAACACGCTGGATCGCCGAGCGCCGCCTCGAGCGACGTGATGCCGTTGGCGGCATCGTCGTGGTCCGCGTCGGTTCTCCTGAATTACCCCCTGGGGACGATGTGTGGAGATGCCCCTTCGTCATCCTGGGGTTGGGGGACGACTCGATGCAATTCGGCAAAAGCATTGATTCGATGGCGGCGCTCCAAAATGCCCTCATAGGTATCCGCAGCAAGCTCGTGCAGAGCGGCATTCCGCTTCGATGGGAGGGATTCCCAGAAGACGCGGAAAATGACACTGGTTTTCACATGGTCATGCCTTCGGGATTTGGCCTCGCATTTGAACAGCGTATGGAAAAAATGATCCAAGGGGAGATCGAGGAGCTCGTCCGCCCCATTCGCGAGCGCCACGAGCGTCGCGAAGCCCGCCGCAAGGCGCGGGCGAAGCCGAAGACGGAATGA